In Mycobacterium sp. Aquia_216, a genomic segment contains:
- a CDS encoding fumarate reductase/succinate dehydrogenase flavoprotein subunit, with translation MTEVERHSYDVVVIGAGGAGLRAVIEARERGLKVAVVTKSLFGKAHTVMAEGGCAASMGNTNPKDNWKTHFGDTMRGGKFLNNWRMAELHAKEAPDRVWELETYGALFDRLKDGKISQRNFGGHTYPRLAHVGDRTGLELIRTMQQKIVSLQQEDYAELGDYEARIKVFAECAITELLKDGDVISGAFGYWRESGRFVVFEAPAVVLATGGIGKSFKVTSNSWEYTGDGHALALRAGATLINMEFIQFHPTGMVWPPSVKGILVTEGVRGDGGVLKNSDSKRFMFDYIPPVFKGQYAESEQEADQWLKDNDSARRTPDLLPRDEVARAINSEVKSGRGTPHGGVYLDIASRLTPDEIKRRLPSMYHQFMELAGVDITKEPMEVGPTCHYVMGGVEVDPDTGAAKVAGLFAAGECSGGMHGSNRLGGNSLSDLLVFGRRAGLGAADYARALSSRPTVSEATVEAAAKRALAPFEGPTNGTAAENPYTLQLELQQSMNDLVGIIRKEGEIAEALERLNGFRERFKHIRVEGHRQYNPGWNLAIDLRNMLLVSECVAKAALMRTESRGGHTRDDHPGMDSSWRKVLLVCRATGGDDDVIPDISVTREDQVPMREDLLELFEISELEKYFTTDELAEHPGRRD, from the coding sequence ATGACTGAGGTCGAACGGCACTCCTACGACGTCGTCGTCATCGGTGCCGGGGGCGCGGGCTTGCGCGCGGTCATCGAGGCGCGCGAGCGTGGCCTCAAGGTCGCGGTGGTGACCAAATCCCTGTTCGGCAAGGCCCACACGGTCATGGCCGAGGGCGGCTGCGCGGCCTCGATGGGCAACACCAACCCGAAGGACAACTGGAAGACCCACTTCGGCGACACGATGCGCGGTGGCAAGTTCCTGAACAACTGGCGGATGGCCGAACTGCACGCCAAGGAGGCACCCGACCGGGTCTGGGAGCTGGAGACTTACGGCGCGCTGTTCGACCGCCTCAAAGACGGCAAGATCAGCCAGCGCAACTTCGGCGGGCACACCTACCCGCGGCTGGCGCACGTCGGCGACCGCACCGGCCTGGAGCTGATCCGCACCATGCAGCAAAAGATCGTCTCACTGCAGCAAGAGGATTACGCCGAACTCGGCGACTACGAGGCCCGAATCAAGGTGTTCGCCGAGTGCGCGATCACCGAGTTGCTCAAAGACGGTGACGTGATCTCGGGAGCATTCGGCTACTGGCGCGAAAGCGGCCGATTCGTCGTCTTCGAGGCACCCGCTGTGGTGCTGGCCACCGGCGGGATCGGCAAATCGTTCAAGGTCACGTCGAACTCGTGGGAGTACACCGGCGACGGCCACGCGTTGGCACTGCGGGCGGGCGCGACGCTGATCAACATGGAGTTCATCCAGTTCCATCCGACGGGCATGGTGTGGCCGCCGAGTGTGAAAGGGATCCTGGTCACCGAGGGTGTGCGCGGCGACGGCGGGGTGCTGAAGAACTCGGACAGCAAGCGCTTCATGTTCGACTACATCCCCCCGGTCTTCAAGGGTCAGTACGCCGAATCCGAGCAAGAGGCCGACCAGTGGCTCAAGGACAACGACTCGGCCCGCCGCACCCCGGACCTGTTGCCCCGCGATGAGGTCGCCCGGGCGATCAACTCCGAGGTGAAGTCGGGTCGCGGCACCCCGCACGGCGGGGTCTACCTGGACATCGCGTCCCGGTTGACACCCGATGAGATCAAACGGCGGCTGCCGTCGATGTACCACCAGTTCATGGAGCTGGCGGGAGTCGACATCACCAAAGAGCCGATGGAAGTCGGACCCACCTGCCACTACGTGATGGGCGGTGTCGAGGTGGACCCCGACACCGGAGCGGCGAAGGTCGCCGGCCTGTTCGCCGCGGGCGAGTGCTCCGGCGGCATGCACGGCTCCAACCGGCTGGGCGGTAACTCGCTGTCGGACCTGCTGGTCTTCGGCCGGCGCGCCGGACTGGGTGCGGCCGACTACGCGCGGGCGCTGTCCAGCCGCCCGACCGTGAGCGAGGCCACCGTGGAAGCGGCGGCAAAGCGGGCGCTGGCCCCCTTCGAGGGACCGACGAACGGGACCGCCGCCGAGAACCCGTACACGCTGCAACTGGAACTACAGCAGTCGATGAACGACCTGGTGGGCATCATCCGCAAGGAAGGCGAGATCGCCGAGGCCCTGGAACGGCTCAACGGATTCCGGGAGCGGTTCAAGCACATCCGCGTCGAGGGACACCGCCAGTACAACCCCGGCTGGAACCTGGCGATCGACCTGCGCAACATGCTGCTGGTCAGCGAATGCGTCGCCAAGGCCGCGCTGATGCGCACCGAAAGCCGCGGTGGACACACTCGCGACGATCATCCGGGAATGGACTCGTCGTGGCGCAAGGTGCTGCTGGTGTGCCGCGCAACCGGCGGCGACGATGACGTGATTCCCGACATCTCCGTCACCCGCGAAGACCAGGTGCCGATGCGGGAAGATTTGCTAGAGCTCTTCGAGATCTCCGAGCTGGAGAAGTACTTCACCACCGACGAACTGGCCGAACACCCAGGACGGAGAGACTAA
- a CDS encoding acyl-CoA dehydrogenase — translation MSHYKSNVRDQVFNLFEVLGVDKALGQGEYADLDADTAREMLNEMSRLAEGPVAESFVEGDRNPPVFDPETHSVTLPEAFKKSIRAVQEGGWDKVGLDEALGGVPAPKSLLWALHEHILGANPAVWMYAGGAGFANILYHLGTEEQKKWAVLCAERGWGSTMVLTEPDAGSDVGAGRTKAVQQEDGSWHIDGVKRFITSADSGDLFENIFHLVLARPEGAGPGTKGLSLFFVPKFLFDFETGELGERNGAFVTNVEHKMGLKVSATCELSFGQHGVPAKGWLVGEVHNGIAQMFEVIEQARMMVGTKAIATLSTGYLNALAYAKERVQGADMTQMTDKSAPRVTITHHPDVRRSLMTQKSYAEGLRALYLFTATYQDSAVAEALHGVDANLAVKVNDLMLPVVKGVGSEQAYAKLTESLQTFGGSGFLQDYPIEQYIRDAKIDSLYEGTTAIQAQDFFFRKIVRDKGQALAHVSEQIQKFVDSETGNGRLKSERELLAKALADVQSMAATLTGYLMEAQQDVTSLYKVGLGSVRFLMSVGDLVIGWLLQRQAAVAVAALDAGASGSERSFYEGKIAVASFFAKNFLPLLASTREVIETLDNDIMELDEAAF, via the coding sequence GTGAGCCACTACAAGAGCAACGTTCGTGACCAGGTATTCAACTTGTTTGAGGTGCTGGGCGTCGACAAGGCGCTAGGCCAAGGCGAGTACGCCGACCTGGACGCCGACACGGCCCGGGAAATGTTGAACGAGATGAGCCGACTGGCCGAGGGGCCGGTCGCGGAGTCGTTCGTCGAAGGTGACCGCAACCCGCCGGTGTTCGACCCCGAGACGCACTCGGTGACCCTGCCGGAAGCGTTCAAGAAGTCGATTCGTGCGGTCCAGGAGGGCGGCTGGGACAAGGTAGGCCTCGACGAGGCCCTCGGCGGCGTGCCCGCACCCAAGTCTCTGCTGTGGGCGCTGCACGAGCACATCCTTGGCGCCAACCCGGCGGTCTGGATGTACGCCGGCGGCGCCGGCTTCGCCAACATCCTGTACCACCTCGGCACCGAGGAGCAGAAGAAGTGGGCCGTGCTGTGCGCTGAGCGCGGTTGGGGTTCCACCATGGTGCTCACCGAGCCGGACGCCGGCTCGGACGTCGGCGCCGGCCGCACCAAAGCGGTGCAACAAGAAGACGGTTCCTGGCACATCGACGGGGTCAAGAGGTTCATTACCTCGGCCGACTCCGGCGACTTGTTCGAGAACATCTTCCACCTGGTGCTGGCCCGCCCGGAGGGCGCCGGTCCCGGCACCAAGGGGTTGTCGCTGTTCTTCGTGCCCAAGTTCCTGTTCGACTTCGAGACCGGTGAACTGGGCGAGCGCAACGGCGCCTTCGTCACCAACGTCGAGCACAAGATGGGCCTCAAGGTCTCCGCGACCTGTGAGCTGTCGTTCGGTCAGCACGGCGTGCCCGCTAAGGGCTGGCTGGTCGGCGAGGTGCACAACGGCATCGCGCAGATGTTCGAGGTCATCGAACAAGCCCGCATGATGGTAGGTACCAAGGCGATCGCCACCCTGTCGACCGGCTACCTGAACGCACTGGCCTACGCCAAGGAGCGGGTGCAGGGCGCCGACATGACCCAGATGACCGACAAGTCCGCGCCGCGGGTGACCATCACACACCACCCGGACGTACGCCGGTCGCTGATGACCCAGAAGTCGTATGCCGAGGGTCTGCGTGCGCTATACCTGTTCACCGCGACCTACCAGGACTCGGCGGTTGCCGAGGCGCTGCACGGTGTGGATGCCAACCTGGCGGTCAAGGTCAACGACCTGATGCTGCCGGTGGTCAAGGGAGTGGGCTCCGAACAGGCCTACGCGAAGCTGACCGAGAGCCTGCAGACGTTCGGTGGGTCCGGCTTCCTGCAGGACTACCCGATCGAGCAGTACATCCGCGATGCCAAGATCGATTCGCTCTACGAAGGCACCACGGCCATCCAGGCGCAGGACTTCTTCTTCCGCAAGATCGTGCGCGACAAGGGTCAGGCCCTGGCGCACGTGTCGGAGCAGATTCAGAAGTTCGTCGACAGCGAGACCGGCAACGGCCGCTTGAAGAGCGAGCGCGAGCTGCTGGCCAAGGCCCTGGCTGACGTCCAGTCCATGGCGGCCACGCTGACCGGCTACCTGATGGAGGCACAGCAGGACGTCACCAGCCTGTACAAGGTGGGCCTGGGTTCGGTGCGTTTCCTGATGAGCGTCGGCGATTTGGTCATCGGCTGGTTGCTGCAGCGTCAGGCCGCCGTGGCCGTGGCCGCGCTGGATGCCGGTGCCAGCGGCTCCGAGCGGTCGTTCTACGAGGGCAAGATCGCGGTGGCGTCGTTCTTCGCGAAGAACTTCCTGCCGCTGTTGGCCAGCACCCGCGAGGTGATCGAGACGCTGGACAACGACATCATGGAGCTGGACGAGGCCGCCTTCTAA
- a CDS encoding isopenicillin N synthase family dioxygenase, whose translation MKSVTALPVVDLAAGTDVLRDVLREAAHQVGFFYLTGHGVPQALVDRVLEAARALFALPQADKDAVAMVRSPHFRGYTRLGGELTLGEVDWREQIDIGPERPPVGGPGRPDYLWLQGPNQWPAALPELPAVIAEWDAALSGVARTLLRHWAASLGSPPDVFDDAFAETPATLIKVIRYPARAASPQGVGAHRDSGVLTLLLAEPGSRGLQVRRDRGGDPGEGWVDVAPLEGAFIVNIGELLEVATGGYLRATEHRVNLREAASERISVPFFFNPRLDAQLPVLSLPGELAARTDRTWTPTKNPSDPIFSVYGRNAWKSRVRAHPDVAAAHGYSTGNVGPANPSSGQGANEVQ comes from the coding sequence GTGAAGAGCGTCACCGCCTTGCCCGTGGTGGATCTGGCGGCGGGTACCGACGTGTTGCGCGACGTCCTGCGCGAGGCCGCCCATCAGGTGGGTTTCTTTTACCTGACCGGCCACGGCGTGCCGCAGGCACTCGTCGACCGGGTGCTCGAGGCGGCCCGCGCGTTGTTCGCGCTGCCGCAGGCCGACAAGGACGCGGTGGCGATGGTGCGCAGCCCGCATTTCCGCGGTTACACCCGGCTGGGTGGCGAGTTGACCCTGGGCGAGGTGGATTGGCGCGAGCAGATTGATATCGGACCCGAGCGACCACCGGTGGGTGGGCCGGGCCGGCCCGACTACCTCTGGCTGCAGGGCCCCAACCAGTGGCCGGCGGCGCTGCCCGAGCTGCCGGCGGTCATCGCCGAGTGGGACGCGGCGCTGTCCGGGGTGGCCCGCACCCTGCTGCGGCACTGGGCCGCGTCGCTGGGCAGTCCGCCCGACGTGTTCGACGACGCCTTCGCCGAGACGCCCGCCACCCTGATCAAGGTCATCCGCTATCCGGCCCGGGCGGCCAGCCCGCAGGGCGTCGGGGCGCACCGGGACTCCGGGGTGCTCACGTTACTGCTCGCCGAACCGGGCAGTCGGGGCCTGCAGGTGCGGCGAGACCGCGGCGGCGACCCCGGCGAGGGCTGGGTAGACGTGGCGCCGCTGGAGGGGGCGTTCATCGTCAACATTGGCGAGCTGCTCGAGGTTGCGACCGGCGGCTACCTGCGTGCCACCGAGCACCGGGTGAATCTGCGCGAGGCGGCCTCGGAGCGCATTTCGGTGCCGTTCTTCTTCAATCCCCGGCTGGACGCGCAGCTACCGGTGCTCTCGCTACCGGGCGAACTCGCGGCGCGCACCGATCGGACCTGGACGCCGACCAAGAACCCGTCCGACCCGATCTTCTCGGTCTACGGGCGTAACGCCTGGAAAAGCCGGGTGCGGGCGCACCCGGATGTGGCCGCCGCGCACGGATATTCGACCGGTAATGTTGGACCGGCGAATCCGTCGTCGGGTCAAGGGGCGAATGAAGTCCAGTGA
- a CDS encoding acetyl-CoA C-acetyltransferase yields MNVAPASSEANNQAAQTSLKSRRRVAVLGGNRIPFARSDGAYAEASNQDMFTAALGGLVDRFGLAGQRLGVVVGGAVLKHSRDFNLMRECVLGSELSSYTSAFDIQQACGTGLQAAIAAADGIASGRYDVAAAGGVDTTSDPPIGLGDNLRRTLLKLRRSKSNLQRLKLVGTLPATLGVEIPANSEPRTGLSMGEHAAITAKQMGIKRVDQDELAVASHHNMAAAYDRGFFDDLVTPFLGLYRDDNLRANSSAEKLATLRPVFGVKAGDATMTAGNSTPLTDGASVALLATEEWAADHSLPALAFLVDAETAAVDYVNGRDGLLMAPTYAVPRLLARNGLSLQDFDFYEIHEAFASVVLAHLQAWESEEYCKERLGLDAALGPIDRSKLNVNGSSLAAGHPFAATGGRILAQAAKQLAEKKAERAGGGPARALISICAAGGQGVAAILEA; encoded by the coding sequence ATGAACGTGGCCCCTGCAAGTTCTGAGGCAAACAATCAGGCAGCTCAGACGAGCTTGAAGTCCCGGCGACGCGTCGCCGTCCTGGGCGGCAATCGCATTCCCTTCGCACGCTCGGACGGCGCCTATGCCGAGGCGTCCAATCAAGACATGTTCACCGCGGCCCTGGGCGGCCTGGTGGACCGGTTCGGACTGGCCGGGCAGCGGCTTGGCGTGGTCGTCGGCGGTGCCGTGCTCAAACACAGCCGCGACTTCAACCTCATGCGCGAGTGCGTGCTGGGCTCCGAATTATCTTCGTACACATCGGCGTTCGACATTCAGCAGGCCTGCGGCACGGGCCTGCAAGCGGCGATCGCCGCAGCCGACGGCATCGCGTCGGGCCGCTACGACGTCGCCGCCGCAGGCGGAGTGGACACCACCTCGGATCCGCCGATCGGCCTGGGCGACAACCTGCGCCGCACCCTGCTGAAGTTGCGCCGGTCCAAGTCCAACCTGCAACGGCTGAAGCTGGTCGGCACACTGCCCGCCACCCTGGGTGTCGAGATCCCGGCGAACAGCGAGCCGCGCACCGGGCTGTCGATGGGGGAGCATGCCGCGATCACCGCCAAGCAAATGGGGATCAAGCGGGTAGACCAGGACGAATTGGCCGTCGCCAGCCACCACAACATGGCCGCGGCCTACGACCGAGGCTTCTTTGACGACCTCGTCACCCCATTCCTGGGGCTGTACCGCGACGACAATCTGCGGGCCAACTCCAGTGCGGAAAAGCTCGCCACGCTGCGCCCGGTTTTCGGCGTGAAGGCCGGCGACGCGACGATGACGGCGGGCAATTCGACACCGTTGACCGACGGTGCGTCCGTTGCCCTGCTGGCCACCGAGGAGTGGGCGGCCGACCATTCGTTGCCCGCATTGGCCTTCCTAGTGGACGCGGAGACGGCCGCGGTCGACTACGTCAACGGACGCGACGGGTTGCTGATGGCGCCCACCTATGCGGTCCCCCGGCTGCTGGCTCGCAATGGGCTGAGCCTGCAGGATTTCGACTTCTACGAAATCCACGAAGCTTTTGCCTCGGTGGTGCTGGCACATCTGCAGGCGTGGGAGTCCGAGGAGTACTGCAAGGAGCGGTTGGGGCTCGACGCCGCCCTCGGGCCGATTGATCGGTCCAAACTCAACGTCAACGGTTCGTCGTTAGCCGCTGGTCACCCGTTCGCGGCCACCGGCGGACGGATTCTCGCCCAGGCCGCCAAACAGCTTGCCGAGAAGAAGGCGGAACGCGCAGGTGGGGGTCCGGCGCGCGCGCTGATCTCGATCTGCGCGGCAGGCGGGCAGGGCGTGGCCGCCATCTTGGAGGCGTGA
- a CDS encoding DUF302 domain-containing protein: protein MTSTVKTAEFTAVSHTMNRIDISTGIEFEDFIAAFEKAAPVVDRAVVREIADRGGSWDDVLAAAARNAPNGLMVYAMIDGLSFLAIAGHTTKAVEYLLGNHVIAETMFRHDPKALLYAPLRVLIHSDADGNAIFSIDQPSAAFGSLGIAEVTEVGHSLDRKVANLLRVIGIDADQAFS from the coding sequence ATGACAAGTACCGTTAAGACAGCCGAATTCACTGCGGTGTCGCACACCATGAACCGCATCGACATCAGCACCGGTATCGAATTCGAGGATTTCATCGCGGCTTTCGAGAAAGCCGCGCCCGTGGTCGATCGCGCGGTGGTGCGGGAGATCGCCGATCGCGGCGGCAGCTGGGACGACGTCCTCGCGGCCGCGGCGCGCAACGCACCCAACGGGCTGATGGTCTATGCCATGATCGACGGACTGTCGTTCTTGGCTATCGCGGGCCACACGACGAAGGCGGTGGAGTATCTGCTCGGTAACCATGTGATCGCCGAGACGATGTTTCGCCATGACCCGAAAGCGTTGTTGTACGCGCCATTACGGGTTCTGATTCACTCTGATGCCGACGGCAATGCGATCTTCTCGATCGATCAGCCCAGCGCCGCGTTCGGCAGTCTCGGCATCGCCGAGGTGACCGAGGTGGGTCACAGTCTGGATCGTAAGGTGGCAAACCTGTTGCGGGTTATCGGGATTGACGCCGACCAAGCATTCTCCTGA
- a CDS encoding winged helix-turn-helix transcriptional regulator, with translation MALPRVYPSESCPIARSLEIVGERWTLLIMRDAFYGVHRFSDFRSHLGIPKAVLADRLAFLVKENVLAKADGEYELTAKGRQLWPMIWSMISWGNENYLEKVSRRTYLHAECGGAIGQDRRCGRCDQVPDVADLIAHPPRRPSDPSREDPVSRALRRPHRMLEPI, from the coding sequence ATGGCCCTTCCTCGCGTATATCCCAGCGAAAGCTGCCCCATCGCCCGGTCTTTGGAGATCGTCGGCGAGCGCTGGACCTTGCTGATCATGCGCGACGCTTTCTACGGGGTACACCGGTTCAGCGACTTTCGCAGCCATCTCGGCATCCCGAAAGCCGTGCTGGCCGACCGGCTGGCATTCCTCGTCAAAGAGAATGTGCTGGCCAAGGCGGACGGCGAATACGAGTTGACCGCCAAGGGTCGTCAGTTGTGGCCGATGATCTGGTCGATGATCAGCTGGGGCAACGAGAATTACCTCGAAAAGGTAAGCAGGAGAACCTATTTACATGCCGAGTGCGGAGGCGCAATCGGGCAGGATCGCCGTTGCGGACGGTGTGATCAAGTCCCCGATGTCGCAGACCTGATCGCACATCCGCCGCGGCGCCCGAGTGATCCGAGTCGCGAGGATCCAGTCAGCCGGGCGCTTCGGCGGCCCCATCGGATGCTTGAGCCGATCTAG
- a CDS encoding Hsp20/alpha crystallin family protein, producing the protein MSNLAVWSRPAWDTDRWLRDFFGPAATADWYKPANSGFNPAAEIVKDGDDAVVRLELPGVDVEKDVNVEVDKGRLVIHGEHRDEHAEETDGRTLREIRYGSFRRSFQLPEHVTGEAIKASYDAGVLTVRVTGAWKKPGGTQAQRIAITK; encoded by the coding sequence ATGAGCAATCTCGCAGTGTGGTCGCGACCGGCCTGGGACACCGACCGGTGGTTGCGCGACTTTTTCGGCCCCGCCGCGACGGCGGACTGGTACAAGCCGGCGAACAGCGGCTTCAACCCCGCGGCCGAGATCGTCAAGGACGGAGACGACGCGGTAGTGCGCCTGGAACTGCCTGGTGTTGACGTCGAGAAGGACGTCAACGTCGAGGTCGACAAGGGCCGACTGGTAATTCACGGCGAACACCGCGACGAGCACGCCGAGGAGACGGACGGCCGTACGCTACGGGAAATCCGCTATGGATCGTTCCGGCGCTCGTTCCAGCTGCCCGAGCACGTCACCGGCGAGGCCATCAAGGCTTCCTACGACGCCGGTGTGTTGACCGTGCGGGTCACCGGCGCCTGGAAAAAGCCGGGCGGCACCCAGGCGCAGCGCATCGCCATCACGAAGTAA
- a CDS encoding quinone oxidoreductase family protein produces MKAVSYDRFGGPEVLEYLDIPDPMPGPRQLLVETAAIGVNFPDIRERLGVYNRAETRVGGVQLPQVGGLAVAGTVVAAGSRASAAVGTKVVALMTRGAYAQLAVADEALCAVIDDDAFAAQAVPLAGFAAQAACAYLLLQASTTLRAGESLLVHGAAGGVGSLAVQIGKALGAGLVIGTASTAPRREFVKALGADAAISYDGPGWTEQVRELTSGRGVDVLIESIGGEVFEQNFDALATFGRYLLLGSSRSPGEPFAARRLMTRSQALIGFYLPVFYERPELIANALRFLADGVKAGQITPAVDEVLPLNQAAEAHRRLESREVRGVIVLDPTIES; encoded by the coding sequence ATGAAGGCAGTCAGCTACGACCGTTTCGGTGGGCCGGAAGTGCTTGAGTACCTTGACATTCCAGACCCAATGCCCGGCCCTCGGCAGCTGCTCGTCGAAACGGCGGCGATCGGGGTCAATTTCCCCGACATCCGCGAACGGTTGGGTGTCTACAACAGGGCCGAGACTCGGGTGGGCGGGGTGCAGCTCCCGCAGGTCGGGGGCCTGGCAGTCGCGGGCACCGTCGTCGCGGCCGGCTCGCGGGCTTCGGCGGCAGTGGGCACCAAGGTGGTCGCGCTGATGACCAGAGGCGCATACGCCCAGCTCGCAGTGGCCGACGAAGCGCTGTGCGCGGTCATCGACGACGACGCCTTTGCGGCACAAGCGGTACCGCTGGCCGGTTTCGCCGCGCAGGCCGCTTGTGCGTATCTGCTCCTGCAGGCCTCGACCACGCTGCGAGCCGGCGAGTCGCTGTTGGTGCACGGTGCCGCGGGCGGAGTGGGCAGCCTCGCGGTGCAGATCGGTAAGGCGCTCGGAGCCGGGCTGGTGATCGGAACGGCCAGCACCGCGCCGCGGCGCGAATTCGTCAAGGCGCTGGGCGCCGACGCGGCGATCTCCTACGACGGGCCCGGTTGGACCGAGCAGGTGCGCGAGCTGACCTCGGGCCGCGGCGTTGATGTCTTGATCGAGTCGATCGGTGGCGAGGTATTCGAGCAGAACTTCGACGCGCTGGCCACCTTCGGCCGGTATCTGCTGCTGGGTTCCAGCCGAAGCCCCGGCGAGCCGTTCGCGGCGCGTCGACTGATGACCCGATCGCAGGCCCTGATCGGTTTTTACCTTCCGGTCTTCTACGAGCGGCCCGAACTGATCGCCAACGCGCTGCGCTTTCTGGCCGACGGCGTCAAGGCCGGCCAGATCACGCCGGCAGTCGACGAGGTATTGCCCCTGAACCAGGCCGCCGAGGCACATCGGCGGTTGGAGAGCCGCGAAGTACGCGGCGTCATCGTCCTGGACCCGACCATCGAATCGTGA
- a CDS encoding succinate dehydrogenase/fumarate reductase iron-sulfur subunit produces the protein MGYNATMRVWRGDDSGGDLENFTVEVNEGEVVLDIIHRLQQTQTPDLAVRWNCKAGKCGSCSAEINGKPKLMCMTRMSTFAEDEVVTVTPLRTFPVIRDLVTDVSFNYEKAREIPSFAPPKELQPGEYRMAQVDVQRSQEFRKCIECFLCQNVCHVVRDHEENKEAFAGPRFLMRIAELEMHPLDTLDRRNQAQEEHGLGYCNITKCCTEVCPEHIKITDNALIPMKERVADRKYDPIVWLGNKLFRR, from the coding sequence ATGGGCTACAACGCGACGATGCGGGTCTGGCGCGGCGACGACTCCGGCGGCGACCTGGAGAACTTCACCGTCGAGGTCAACGAGGGCGAGGTGGTGCTCGACATCATCCATCGCCTGCAGCAGACCCAGACGCCCGACCTCGCGGTGCGGTGGAACTGCAAGGCAGGTAAGTGCGGATCCTGCTCGGCCGAAATCAACGGCAAGCCGAAGTTGATGTGCATGACCCGGATGTCCACGTTCGCCGAGGACGAGGTGGTGACGGTGACACCGCTACGGACCTTCCCGGTGATTCGCGATCTGGTCACCGACGTTTCGTTCAACTACGAAAAGGCCCGTGAAATACCGTCTTTCGCGCCGCCGAAGGAACTGCAGCCCGGGGAGTACCGGATGGCGCAGGTCGACGTTCAGCGCTCGCAGGAGTTCCGCAAGTGCATCGAGTGCTTCCTGTGCCAGAACGTCTGCCACGTGGTCCGCGACCACGAGGAAAACAAGGAGGCGTTCGCCGGGCCGCGCTTCCTGATGCGCATCGCCGAACTCGAAATGCATCCCCTGGACACCCTCGACCGGCGCAACCAGGCGCAGGAAGAGCACGGCCTGGGCTACTGCAACATCACCAAGTGCTGCACCGAGGTCTGCCCGGAACACATCAAGATCACCGACAACGCGCTGATCCCGATGAAAGAGCGGGTCGCCGACCGCAAATACGACCCGATCGTCTGGCTGGGCAACAAGCTGTTCCGCCGTTAG
- a CDS encoding flavin reductase family protein encodes MNASNKLTPSTLRDAFGHFPSGVVAIAAEVSGTRVGLAASTFVPVSLDPPLVSFCVQNTSTTWPKLKDLPMLGISVLGEAHDEAARTLAAKTGDRFAGMETVSYESGAVFIKGTGLWLESAIEQLIPAGDHVIVVLRVNEVTVNPEVAPIVFHRSAFRRLGV; translated from the coding sequence GTGAATGCATCGAACAAGCTGACACCGTCCACACTTCGTGATGCTTTCGGTCACTTCCCGTCCGGCGTGGTGGCGATCGCCGCGGAGGTTTCCGGGACCCGGGTGGGACTGGCTGCCAGTACCTTTGTCCCCGTCTCGCTGGACCCGCCCCTGGTGTCATTCTGCGTGCAGAACACCTCGACCACCTGGCCCAAGCTCAAGGACCTGCCGATGCTGGGCATCAGCGTGCTCGGTGAGGCGCACGACGAGGCCGCGCGCACCCTGGCCGCCAAGACCGGCGACAGGTTCGCCGGTATGGAGACGGTGTCCTACGAGTCGGGCGCGGTCTTCATCAAGGGCACCGGCCTGTGGCTGGAGAGCGCGATCGAGCAACTGATCCCGGCGGGGGACCACGTCATCGTTGTCCTGCGGGTCAACGAGGTGACGGTGAATCCCGAGGTAGCACCGATTGTCTTCCACCGCAGCGCATTTCGCCGCCTCGGCGTCTAA